The following proteins are encoded in a genomic region of Nakaseomyces glabratus chromosome J, complete sequence:
- the CPR4 gene encoding peptidylprolyl isomerase family protein CPR4 (CAGL0J03520g~Ortholog(s) have fungal-type vacuole localization), protein MLANILLFLFTMLFSMQSTLADSADVDLRSMYAPDPPATNRISMTISYFPKGSDVKKEVDFSIDVYGTVCPKARDNFITLIRGIKAVIEGRGSGVMTLRYPGTKFTNVLPNKYILGGEILPGISPYSIYGDKWPEENFDLKFDRPGRIAMWNHGQGKQESQFFISTNPKPDTELDGRYSIFGQVVSGLDVILNEVQHAEVSSTKDMILKYMVKEDLRLAKPDELHAKWLKRLEEYNNGDKTKGVSIARYFKAEETAAIPKKMPANALYNGYVRHSGFPLFKVFFILVSLAVCFYVFKHRAEFLKRTNIVSLKQWRSVPETKA, encoded by the coding sequence ATGCTTgccaatattttgttgtttttattCACCATGCTATTTAGCATGCAATCCACATTGGCCGACAGTGCTGATGTGGATTTGAGATCAATGTATGCGCCAGACCCACCTGCTACCAACCGTATTTCCATGACCATTAGCTATTTCCCAAAGGGTAGCGATGTCAAGAAAGAAGTGGACTTCAGTATTGACGTGTACGGTACTGTGTGCCCTAAGGCCAGAGACAACTTTATTACCTTGATTAGAGGTATTAAAGCTGTTATTGAAGGTCGTGGTAGTGGTGTCATGACCTTGAGATATCCAGGTACTAAGTTCACCAATGTTCTTCCAAATAAGTACATTCTTGGTGGTGAAATCTTGCCTGGTATCTCACCATACTCTATCTATGGTGACAAATGGCCTGAGGAAAACTTTGACTTGAAGTTTGACAGACCAGGTAGAATTGCTATGTGGAACCACGGTCAAGGTAAGCAAGAGTCTCAATTCTTTATCTCTACCAACCCCAAGCCTGATACCGAACTAGACGGCAGATACAGTATTTTTGGCCAAGTTGTCTCTGGTCTAGATGTCATCTTGAATGAAGTTCAACACGCCGAAGTCTCTTCCACCAAGGACATGATCTTGAAGTACATGGTCAAGGAAGACTTGCGTCTCGCCAAGCCAGATGAGTTGCACGCTAAATGGCTGAAGAGATTGGAAGAGTATAACAATGGTGACAAGACCAAGGGTGTTTCAATTGCCAGATATTTCAAGGCTGAGGAAACTGCTGCTATTCCAAAGAAAATGCCAGCAAATGCCTTGTACAACGGTTATGTCAGACACTCTGGATTCCCATTATTCAAGGTCTTCTTTATCCTAGTCTCTTTGGCTGTTTGCTTCTATGTATTCAAGCACAGAGCTGAATTCTTGAAGAGAACTAATATCGTGTCATTGAAGCAGTGGAGATCCGTCCCAGAAACTAAGGCTTAG
- the RAD18 gene encoding E3 ubiquitin-protein ligase RAD18 (CAGL0J03586g~Ortholog(s) have single-stranded DNA binding, single-stranded DNA-dependent ATPase activity, ubiquitin protein ligase activity) — MDVLTSAADFKKSKVPQLQELDDLLRCHICKDFLKNPVLTPCGHTFCSLCIRGYLSNEPKCPLCLHELRESMLRSEYLVNEITETYKAARQRLLDELNSLETNQDNSVIEVVSDKEPSLLQIDDDVNENSNHITVNDTSDIIDEDNEIQITGTKRTARTILNGSRPTKAAKISDMFTTRKAKTEEKAPCPICSQLFPIRYLERTHLDECLTKPPTSSPPIKQSRLSPKPSESVSHVKRYLNSTNTSTQQRLPKLNFAKMTTSQLKQKLASLSLPVSGTRANMVARYNYYEMLWNSNFIDSINPVSESELRRQLMSWDASHNGNNNSSNGGTNTISQLMKMNSKNKGKEYEKLLKDFKKDSFDKKGWMLLHKNSFNRLLCDAKKTRRKTENETLMTSQSPRESSTQTELSAT, encoded by the coding sequence ATGGATGTGCTAACTAGTGCTGCTGACTTCAAGAAGAGTAAAGTGCCGCAGCTGCAAGAGCTTGATGATCTTCTTCGCTGCCACATTTGCAAGGATTTCCTCAAGAACCCAGTGTTAACTCCATGTGGGCATACCTTCTGCTCACTCTGCATTCGGGGTTACCTCAGTAATGAACCAAAGTGCCCGTTATGCCTGCATGAGTTACGAGAATCAATGCTAAGGAGCGAATATTTGGTGAATGAAATAACAGAGACCTACAAGGCAGCCAGACAGCGACTGTTAGATGAACTAAACAGTTTAGAGACCAATCAGGATAATTCTGTTATAGAGGTTGTCTCTGATAAAGAACCGTCTTTGTTACAAATAGATGACGACGTTAATGAAAATAGTAATCATATAACTGTTAATGATACTAGTGATATCATAGATGAGGATAATGAGATACAAATTACTGGTACAAAGAGAACTGCCAGAACTATTTTGAATGGGAGTAGACCGACCAAAGCTGCAAAAATCAGCGACATGTTCACAACTAGAAAAGCTAAAACAGAAGAGAAGGCACCATGCCCAATATGCTCACAGCTGTTCCCCATACGTTATTTAGAGAGAACACATTTAGATGAGTGTTTGACCAAACCACCAACAAGTTCACCACCAATTAAACAATCAAGATTGTCGCCAAAACCCAGTGAGTCTGTTTCGCATGTAAAAAGATACTTAAACTCTACAAATACATCTACTCAACAAAGGCTGCCGAAGCTtaattttgccaaaatgACGACGAGTCAGCTAAAACAGAAATTAGCATCATTGTCTTTACCAGTTAGTGGAACTAGAGCCAACATGGTAGCTAGATATAACTATTACGAAATGCTATGGAATAGCAATTTCATAGACTCCATCAATCCAGTTTCTGAATCCGAATTACGAAGGCAACTTATGAGCTGGGACGCCAGTCACAATGGTAACAATAACAGTAGCAACGGGGGAACAAATACTATATCAcaattaatgaaaatgaacagtaaaaataaaggaaaGGAATACGAAAAACTCTTGaaagatttcaagaaagacTCATTTGATAAGAAAGGATGGATGCTGCTACACAAAAACTCCTTTAACAGATTGCTATGTGATGCAAAAAAGACAAGGAGAAAGACTGAGAACGAAACCTTAATGACATCACAATCTCCCAGAGAAAGCTCAACTCAAACAGAGCTATCTGCAACATAA
- the RSA4 gene encoding Rsa4p (CAGL0J03476g~Ortholog(s) have role in cellular response to drug, ribosomal large subunit assembly and nucleolus, ribosome localization), with product MSTQLPPPSKKQKKEAQNAREVVGLVPEDVPHVSIKFKAEDTGEFVGGTLRVPGGITEKQLEELLNQLNGNGEDPVPYTFSCTVKNTKNAVTTTHTVDIVDNIYSSLLKPGHNSTEDIITLDFQPRAVFKVKPITRSSSAIAGHGATILCSAFAPHTSSRVVTGGGDNTARIWDCDTQTPKVTLNGHRNWVLCVSWSADGEVIATGSMDNTIRLWDAESGKPLGDALRGHSKWITSLTWEPIHLVEPGSKPRLASASKDGTIRIWDSSRRVCLMTLGGHTNSVSCVKWGGEGILYSGSHDKTVRAWDMKQNGKCINILKSHAHWVNHLSLSTDYALRVGAFDYTGVKPANAKEARDKALQNYEKVARKNGKHEELMVTASDDFTMFLWNPLKGTKPISRMTGHQKLVNHVAFSPDGKYIVSASFDNSIKLWDGKEGTFLSTFRGHVASVYQVAWSSDCRLLVSCSKDTTLKVWDVKTRKLSVDLPGHQDEVYTVDWSVDGKRVCSGGKDKMMRLWTH from the coding sequence ATGTCTACACAGCTACCACCGCCATCgaagaagcagaagaagGAGGCTCAGAATGCCAGAGAAGTGGTAGGGTTGGTCCCCGAGGATGTTCCTCATGTATctattaaatttaaagcGGAAGACACTGGTGAGTTTGTTGGAGGTACTCTACGTGTCCCAGGTGGCATTACTGAGAAGCAGCTAGAGGAACTATTGAATCAGTTGAATGGTAATGGTGAAGATCCGGTACCGTACACTTTCAGTTGTACTGTCAAGAACACTAAGAATGCAGTTACTACTACGCATACTGttgatattgttgataACATATACAGTTCGCTGTTGAAGCCCGGTCATAACAGTACGGAAGATATAATAACTTTGGATTTCCAGCCTAGGGCTGTTTTCAAGGTGAAGCCCATCACTCGTAGTTCATCAGCCATTGCGGGCCACGGTGCAACTATTCTGTGTTCTGCTTTTGCTCCACATACAAGCTCAAGAGTTGTCACAGGTGGTGGTGATAACACCGCCAGAATATGGGACTGTGATACACAAACTCCAAAGGTCACCCTCAATGGACACAGAAACTGGGTTCTATGTGTATCGTGGTCCGCGGACGGTGAAGTTATAGCTACTGGATCCATGGACAACACTATAAGATTATGGGATGCTGAGAGTGGTAAGCCATTAGGTGATGCATTGAGAGGGCATTCTAAATGGATTACTTCTTTGACCTGGGAACCTATTCACTTGGTTGAGCCAGGCTCTAAGCCTAGACTGGCATCTGCTTCGAAGGATGGTACCATCAGAATTTGGGACTCAAGCAGGAGAGTTTGTTTGATGACACTGGGTGGTCACACAAACTCGGTATCCTGTGTGAAATGGGGTGGTGAAGGTATATTATACAGTGGTTCTCACGACAAGACCGTCAGGGCTTGGGATATGAAGCAGAACGGTAAATGTATCAATATTCTCAAATCACACGCACATTGGGTAAATCACTTGTCTCTATCCACAGATTATGCGCTACGTGTAGGTGCATTCGACTACACTGGAGTAAAACCTGCCAATGCAAAGGAGGCTAGAGACAAAGCACTACAGAACTACGAGAAAGTCGCCAGGAAGAACGGCAAGCATGAAGAGCTGATGGTCACAGCAAGTGACGATTTCACCATGTTCTTGTGGAACCCATTGAAGGGCACAAAACCAATCTCCAGAATGACAGGACACCAGAAACTGGTAAACCATGTAGCATTCAGCCCCGATGGGAAGTACATTGTCTCAGCATCGTTCGATAACTCCATAAAGCTGTGGGATGGTAAAGAGGGTACTTTCCTATCCACGTTCAGAGGCCATGTAGCCAGTGTTTACCAAGTAGCATGGTCCTCTGACTGCAGACTGCTAGTTTCTTGCTCTAAGGATACTACTTTAAAAGTCTGGGATGTCAAGACCAGAAAGCTGTCTGTGGACTTGCCAGGCCACCAGGACGAAGTATACACCGTCGACTGGAGTGTCGATGGTAAGCGTGTATGCAGCGGAggtaaggacaagatgATGAGACTGTGGACACATTGA
- the SED4 gene encoding GTPase-activating protein SED4 (CAGL0J03564g~Ortholog(s) have GTPase activator activity, role in positive regulation of GTPase activity, regulation of COPII vesicle coating and integral component of endoplasmic reticulum membrane localization), whose protein sequence is MVFDSEYDLGYPVYGAQFLSDGMLLVAGGGGVGVMIPNKLTALRVNFEKKKVLKRYREITLDSQDDSPSNLGVAQNMILMGCNEGYDKISSTGENHHIRKFVFENDHLKFIGAIDFDGSTDPEVYTKLICMSKDGTIAAIASSKLPTVIRIIDPIDLTEKYEIETGRDVRDIHFSPDGKLLVYITATSLEVVSVVTGRFLFRKTDFNKATDLARVKFINDDDFVLASGFKDKAGIALTTFRIRNTNPTILSSKKVFKDYKKITAMDVDPKGQLIALTTDDNSLALLSVKKLNVIKLFKQVHKDTITRVTVSPGGQYVATGSTDKTVHIFKISPDAMGGSNLWKSLLRFLFNVMKLAVVVIWAHLFYKYDLHHKLYDVTKVQLEKRSIEFPSFLDGILGTTTTRSTIIEGDIVSVVTDTAPALTSSVFSEDNKEYAKVEETTPSNSWSSVSESYWPSEVSNDIESVQENFDDIENKILENEDVVMKNDAIETEDESVGFDIDDTIKPIAPIDIDLELDDPLASTSVDTSEVLSSQVPVQLETLSGQSEIIDDKPEHLDEEVSEGFLGDHSKANLETEIENASTSISIEESTNSHSTFIESSSSLEEGRNTTSESSREISSETSIIKEDMLYPTENVSEQSATDKVNKNQSIDKIDVSSSSSIPTSSEGSSNSIVGDEAQMHISSLSSIETELSSSSIMINEESTIRNADSVVDENHSESKLPTEAKTSIVGSIDNENIDSTELNNLEEAVKTSSNESSLSQVTEELVKNNERVSNQSLSTVSTEHTEMKESSNLTEKKPESNSPESNLSESSLQTHDFSQISDTERNIVSSSAFVTDLPSEEASVNPGNTEGTIVNASLVDSQSSNSSVKTVETNVSQDEQTSQNETLSVGAATIDVIQGSYTSVSDSLDGMNNEEVGNKVHIEDVSNTLEIDSSASALSEQGDNQFSDSTPEVVNVINEFTTTPENETSSPLASSSTTFMTESPSPIAVANEVIENIQQDEQVAQQMEDTNSGSSNFQDTQHNVINDEL, encoded by the coding sequence ATGGTGTTTGATAGCGAGTATGATCTCGGGTATCCTGTATATGGGGCCCAGTTTTTGAGTGATGGGATGCTGCTGGTTGccggtggtggtggtgttggGGTTATGATCCCGAACAAACTGACTGCGCTGCGTGTGAACTtcgagaagaagaaagtgcTGAAACGGTACAGGGAGATCACATTAGACTCCCAGGATGACTCGCCTTCTAACCTTGGTGTCGCACAGAACATGATCCTGATGGGCTGTAACGAAGGATATGATAAGATCAGCTCTACAGGGGAGAATCACCACATTCGGAAGTTTGTATTTGAGAATGATCATTTGAAGTTTATCGGGGCCATTGACTTCGATGGCTCTACGGATCCCGAAGTATACACAAAACTAATTTGCATGTCAAAGGACGGCACTATTGCTGCAATTGCGTCTTCAAAGCTGCCAACTGTGATTCGGATCATCGACCCGATCGATCTGACTGAAAAGTATGAGATCGAGACCGGTAGAGATGTCAGGGACATTCACTTCTCTCCAGATGGGAAACTCCTTGTTTATATCACAGCTACGTCACTAGAAGTAGTTTCTGTGGTCACTGGCAGGTTTCTGTTCAGAAAGACCGATTTCAATAAAGCCACTGACCTGGCGCGTGTCAAATTTATTAACGATGACGATTTTGTCTTGGCTTCGGGATTTAAAGACAAGGCCGGTATCGCACTAACGACATTCAGAATTCGGAACACAAATCCAACTATACTATCCTCTAAGAAGGTTTTCAAGGACTATAAGAAGATTACGGCGATGGATGTGGATCCAAAGGGACAATTGATAGCATTGACTACAGATGATAATTCCTTAGCTTTATTGTCAGTCAAAAAACTCAATGTTATCAAATTGTTTAAGCAAGTACATAAGGACACGATCACTAGAGTGACTGTTTCTCCTGGGGGTCAATACGTTGCAACTGGGTCTACAGATAAGACTGTTCATATATTTAAAATCTCCCCTGACGCAATGGGCGGCTCCAACTTATGGAAATCACTATTACGCTTTTTATTTAATGTGATGAAGCTCGCAGTGGTGGTTATCTGGGCGCATctattttataaatatgATCTACACCACAAATTATACGATGTTACCAAGGTTCAGTTGGAAAAGAGATCAATTGAATTTCCATCGTTCTTGGATGGCATTCTCGGTACTACTACCACTAGATCAACTATTATTGAGGGCGATATTGTAAGTGTTGTAACTGATACAGCACCAGCCTTGACGTCATCTGTCTTCAGCGAGGATAATAAGGAATACGCCAAAGTAGAAGAAACTACACCTAGTAATAGCTGGAGTTCTGTTTCTGAAAGTTATTGGCCTTCTGAGGTTTCcaatgatattgaaagtgtgcaagaaaattttgatgatatagAGAATAAAATCCTAGAAAATGAGGATGTGGTAATGAAAAATGATGCGATAGAGACTGAAGATGAAAGTGTTGGTTTTGACATAGATGATACAATTAAGCCAATTGCACCTATTGACATAGATTTGGAACTAGATGATCCACTAGCTTCAACCTCTGTTGATACTTCAGAGGTTTTGTCCAGTCAGGTCCCAGTTCAATTGGAGACCCTTTCTGGGCAAAGTGAAATTATTGATGATAAGCCCGAACACCTAGATGAAGAAGTGAGCGAGGGATTTCTAGGTGATCATTCGAAGGCGAACCTCGAAACggaaattgaaaatgcAAGCACTTCTATCAGCATTGAGGAAAGTACTAATAGCCATAGCACTTTTATTGAGTCAAGCTCGTCTTTAGAAGAAGGCAGAAACACAACAAGCGAGAGCTCTAGGGAAATTAGTAGCGAAACCTCTATAATCAAAGAAGATATGCTCTACCCAACTGAAAATGTTTCTGAGCAAAGCGCCACTGATAAAGTTAACAAGAATCAAAGTATTGACAAGATTGATGTatcttcaagttcttcaatcCCAACATCTTCTGAAGGGTCCTCTAATAGCATTGTGGGAGATGAAGCTCAAATGCATATAAGTTCCCTTTCTAGTATAGAAACAGAATTATCGAGCTCATCTATTATGATCAATGAAGAAAGTACCATTAGAAATGCTGATTCGGTAGTCGATGAGAATCATAGTGAAAGTAAGTTGCCAACCGAAGCAAAAACAAGCATTGTTGGGTCTATCGACAACGAAAATATTGATTCCACAGAGCTGAACAATTTGGAAGAAGCTGTAAAGACATCATCTAATGAATCATCACTGAGTCAAGTAACTGAAGAATTAGTAAAGAATAATGAAAGAGTCTCCAATCAGTCACTGTCAACTGTATCAACTGAGCACACTGAAATGAAGGAGTCCTCAAATTTGacagaaaagaaacctGAAAGCAACTCACCAGAGTCTAATTTGTCAGAATCCAGCTTACAAACACATGATTTCTCTCAAATCAGTGATACCGAGAGGAATATTGTCAGTAGTAGCGCATTTGTTACTGATCTCCCATCCGAAGAGGCTAGTGTTAATCCTGGTAATACTGAGGGGACTATCGTAAACGCTTCTCTTGTTGACTCTCAATCGAGTAATTCAAGTGTTAAGACAGTCGAAACTAATGTATCTCAGGATGAACAAACTTCACAAAATGAAACTCTATCTGTTGGAGCAGCAACAATAGATGTTATTCAGGGATCATATACATCTGTTTCCGATTCTCTCGACGGTATGAACAATGAAGAAGTGGGCAATAAAGTACATATTGAAGACGTATCGAATACCCTTGAGATAGACTCATCTGCATCTGCGTTATCTGAGCAGGGTGATAATCAATTTTCAGATTCAACCCCTGAGGTCGTTAATGTTATAAATGAATTCACTACAACACCAGAAAACGAGACTTCTTCTCCCttagcttcttcttcgacAACGTTTATGACCGAATCACCATCTCCTATTGCTGTGGCTAATGAAgtaattgaaaatattcaacAGGATGAGCAAGTTGCCCAGCAAATGGAAGATACTAACTCTGGTTCAAGTAATTTTCAGGATACACAACATAATGTGATAAACGATGAATTGTAG
- the ATG15 gene encoding triglyceride lipase ATG15 (CAGL0J03542g~Ortholog(s) have phospholipase activity), with the protein MLGRQVTMLLKVIVAVAVLFVWHRSRDSSRGDGSNGDGLSDSSGNGFRLEHIWAYDPEDVVSSCVDVSEEMRVSADEYVSMESGSEFVESWWAKTGARPFSHVFDLRSRSMDIQRLQDRDPVSMEKYIDFSLENPELARTIELEWETAKIQVPDVRNRNTVLALALMSSNAYVRTPYTGDWRNLSSSWGHTGEEKFGWDKDGLRGHIFVNKITKVVVIAIKGTSSQGLFGSGEEDTITNDKINDNLLFSCCCARISYLWTTVCDCYMKSYTCDENCVEAELKRKDRYYAATLKLYKQVTEMYPDSAIWLTGHSLGGALAALLGRTYGVPAVTFEAPGELLPAKRLHLPLPPGLPDYEEAIWHFGHNADPIFMGTCNGASSSCSIGGYAMETACHSGQYCMYDVVNDKGWRVNLLNHRIHRVIDEVILEYGRPAKCQRAPTCIDCYNWKFVNKRRNRREESSSSIASSSQLTSSHSESETLTSTDAPEKTCIGRNWLGICTDYGV; encoded by the coding sequence ATGCTAGGGCGTCAGGTTACGATGCTTTTGAAGGTTATAGTAGCTGTAGCAGTGCTGTTTGTATGGCACAGGAGCCGGGATTCTTCACGCGGTGACGGTAGCAATGGTGATGGCCTTAGTGATAGCAGTGGCAATGGGTTCCGGTTAGAGCACATCTGGGCGTATGATCCTGAGGATGTAGTAAGCAGTTGTGTAGATGTTAGCGAGGAGATGCGTGTGAGTGCGGACGAGTATGTTAGTATGGAGTCAGGTTCTGAGTTTGTCGAGAGTTGGTGGGCTAAGACTGGTGCGAGGCCGTTTAGCCATGTGTTTGATCTACGGTCCCGAAGCATGGATATTCAGAGGTTGCAAGATCGAGATCCCGTATCGATGGAGAAGTACATCGATTTTAGCTTAGAGAACCCCGAATTGGCGCGCACCATTGAGCTAGAGTGGGAAACGGCAAAGATACAGGTGCCGGATGTGCGCAATAGAAACACCGTGTTGGCGCTGGCGCTGATGTCTTCAAATGCGTATGTGAGAACACCGTATACCGGTGATTGGCGGAACTTATCATCTTCCTGGGGCCACACTGGCGAGGAGAAGTTCGGATGGGACAAGGACGGACTGCGAGGGCACATATTTGTTaataaaattacaaaagtTGTGGTTATAGCAATAAAGGGTACAAGCTCACAGGGGCTGTTCGGATCtggtgaagaagatacCATCACAAACGATAAAATTAACGATAATCTACTTTTCTCATGTTGTTGTGCAAGGATTAGCTATCTATGGACAACTGTTTGCGATTGTTACATGAAATCGTATACATGTGATGAGAACTGTGTGGAGGCTGAGCTGAAGAGGAAAGACAGATACTATGCGGCAACACTAAAGCTTTATAAACAAGTTACTGAGATGTATCCAGATTCGGCAATTTGGCTGACAGGCCACTCTCTTGGTGGTGCGCTGGCCGCACTTCTGGGAAGGACATATGGTGTCCCTGCAGTGACCTTTGAAGCACCGGGTGAGTTATTACCAGCAAAGAGATTACACCTGCCTTTACCACCGGGACTACCAGACTATGAGGAGGCTATATGGCATTTTGGACACAACGCCGATCCCATTTTCATGGGAACCTGTAATGGGGCCAGCTCTTCTTGTTCCATCGGTGGATATGCGATGGAAACTGCATGCCACTCTGGCCAATACTGCATGTACGATGTTGTAAACGACAAAGGCTGGAGAGTGAACCTGTTGAATCATAGAATCCATAGAGTTATAGATGAGGTTATCTTGGAATATGGCAGACCAGCAAAGTGTCAGAGAGCTCCTACTTGTATAGATTGCTACAATTGGAAGTTTGTTAACAAACGGAGGAACAGAAGGGAGGAATCATCAAGCTCTATTGCATCTTCTTCACAATTAACATCCTCTCATTCAGAATCTGAGACCTTGACCTCTACAGACGCACCAGAAAAAACATGCATAGGAAGAAACTGGCTGGGAATATGTACAGATTACGGTGTGTGA
- the IMG2 gene encoding mitochondrial 54S ribosomal protein mL49 (CAGL0J03498g~Ortholog(s) have structural constituent of ribosome activity and mitochondrial large ribosomal subunit localization), with protein sequence MLSRVARRNGVFVRFQSSAVFPSVSEVRNDELVGHGSYTSKSYFVERSRVGNLPVYSDYRGGGNKVVTEIRRIRGNAVQLKKDLQAVLPHIPEKDWRVISQSNKIEIKGNYISELKSVLSETF encoded by the coding sequence ATGTTGTCGCGTGTGGCCCGGAGGAACGGTGTATTTGTGAGGTTTCAGTCGAGTGCGGTCTTCCCATCAGTTAGCGAAGTGCGTAACGATGAGCTGGTTGGGCATGGCAGTTATACTAGCAAGAGTTATTTTGTGGAGAGGAGTCGAGTAGGCAATCTTCCCGTTTATTCTGACTATCGTGGTGGCGGTAACAAAGTGGTCACTGAGATACGCAGAATTAGAGGTAACGCAGtgcaattgaagaaggaCTTGCAAGCGGTGCTGCCACATATCCCTGAGAAGGATTGGCGTGTGATCTCGCAATCTAATAAGATAGAGATCAAAGGTAACTACATCTCCGAACTGAAGAGTGTGCTGTCAGAAACATTCTGA